Part of the Drosophila pseudoobscura strain MV-25-SWS-2005 chromosome 2, UCI_Dpse_MV25, whole genome shotgun sequence genome, ATATTCGTGGTCCTGTCCTCGCCACTCTGCACATCCCAGATGTGGGCCACCGTCATCAGCTGCACATAGTTCTTGTTCGTGTACACCACATAGGCGGTCATCTGCAGGAACGTGTTCACCCTCACGGGGCTCAAGAAGCTAATGTCGGAGATGCAATGGAGTATGGGACGGCCGCGCAGATAGATGCTAGCCATGATGAAGCTAATCTCGACGGCCTGCCGCATAATATAGCCCCCGAATATGGTATTCTGGGCGTTGCGATTCTCTGGGAATGGGGATATCATGGTGGTTTGCTGCGAGTCCTGCATCCATCGGCACTTGGGGGGCAGGACGCGGCGATTGAGATCCATGTTGTCCGGTATGGTGGTGCGCTTGAGCAGATTATACATAATGGCCTGCTCGTGTTCGCGCGGCGGAGAGTTGAGCACCGATTCGGTATGCGCTGCGCGacgctgcttctgccgctgctcggCCTCCTTCCAGATGGCTTTCTCCGTCTCGTCGGCTGGCTTCAGGGGATTAACGGGGGCCGAGCCCGTGTTGGTGGCATTGCGTGCCACCATCAAAAAGAGGGCCCTGGTCACATCGATGTACTCGCCATCCGCCAGCTGCTGCACATAGATGGTGGTCTCCATGGAGCTGCGGCCTGTCCACGAAACGTGCCCACTCAGATGAATGTCATAATTGGCCTTGAGTCGTTCAATGTTGCTGAACTCCACCTTGTCCACGAGCAGCGTGACAAACGTGTATGGCAGCGGTACGTCCTTTGGGAGATTGGGCAGCAGCACATGGCGGTGACACAGCCACACTGCCATCATATCCAGCTCCTCCATGACACGTCCCATGCGAACCCTACCCAAATAATTGACATACCGCTCCCGTATATATTCATCCGAGCCGAGAGGCAGCACGACCGTGGTGTGGGAGTCCAGCATGCTGCGTGTCGGTAGCTCCTCGAGTTTTGGCTGGTACTTTAAGAGATGATCTCGCGGTTTGGGCACCGTATTGTAGCCGAAATCCACATCCACCCGTTCGCGGATGCTCTTCGCGACTGTGCACAGATGGAGGATAGGACCTTTGAGAGACCACTCTTCATTCCACTTTTGTCAGCACCTGTACTCACCATCCGCTAGGTTTCCCGAGCAGTGATCGGATGTCAACTTGACGGGGGAATCCTCTGATTTCTTCGTCCCATACTGCCTGCGATTATGGCTGGCAAAGAATGCGCAGGGCCTTAACGATCCTCTGGTGGTGTTTCTCTTTGCCAGAATTCTTCCCGCTCCACGAGCTATCAGACGATGCATTTTTCCGAGTagtttgccttttgtttgcttgacACTGCCGTCTCGCCTGCTTGTTGAAAAACTATCACGTAATTAACACAGAACACATTTGCAAAAAGAGAACTTGCAGTACGCCCAGCAGGTGCAATGCAATACCtcagagagtgggagagacgGTGAGCACGTTGAGAGTTCGATTGTTAGAGCAGAAATTGACGTAGATGTTGCCTCAGCAGAGGGCCGCGCAGGGAGATCTAGTGCGAATCTAATCGCACATCTGTATGGGAAAGTTTTTTGGGCCCACAACAGCCTCTGTACGGCCCTGCACGAATTTTTATCAGATTAGAGGATTACATTTAATTAACACATTGGAGAGAGAACAGGGAATATCAATTATTAtctcatatcatatcatatcatttAGCCTCGGTTAATTATCATTGGGTTATGTTTTACTACAGAAGTCTACTTCAGACCCATGCTGGCCTCAAACTTGCGGCGTCCCTGGATGTACCACATGGTCTCGTGGTAGGAGCGTGGCAGCACCTCGGTGACTGTGTCCGGCGCCGAGAAGGTGTAGTAGAATGTGTTTGTGGTGACCTGATTGCCCGTTTGCGTGTCTAGCACATCCGCCACGGTCATGATCTGCATATAGTTGAGGCTCGTGTAGACCACATAGGCCGTCATCTTGATGAAGCTGTCCACACCCACTGGCTTCTCGAAGCTGATGTCCGAAATGTGCTCCAGCTTGGGCCGCTTCTTGCAGTAGAGGAAGGCGGCCGCCCAACTTATCTCGCTGGCGCTACGCATCAGGAATCCCCCAAAGACTCGGTTATGGTGATTGCGATGCTCCGGGAACGAGGGTATGGTGCTCATCTGGTACGAGTCCGACATCCAGCGGCAGTTGGGCGGCAGAATGCGCTTGTTCAGCTCCAGAGTGGTGCTGGGCGTGGTCCGTTTGTACAGCTGATACATGAGCGTCTGCTCGGGATCGTTGGGCTCCACATTGAAGACGGACTCTGCGCAACGGATCTGGCGCTGACGCTTGCGATCTTTGCCTCCGGCCAGGATTACCTTCTCCTCATCGTTGGCCGGCTGAATGGGGTTGACTGGAGCCGCCGCGGTGTTGATAGCATTCCTGGCGGCCATCAGGAAGAGGGCCCGCGTCAGTTTCTGGTAGCTGCCATTCACCATTTGCTCCAGCCACACCACAACCTCAATGGAGCTGGTGCCCACCCATGAGACATGACCAGACAGACGAATATCCTCGGTGCCGGAGGCCTTCAGCTTGGTGAAATCGATGCGATCCACGAGTATGGTCACAAACGTATATGGCAGATGCACACCCTCCGGCAGATTGGGCAGCTTCAAATGCTTGTGACAGCACCAGGCTGT contains:
- the LOC6897050 gene encoding acyl-coenzyme A thioesterase 9, mitochondrial; this translates as MHRLIARGAGRILAKRNTTRGSLRPCAFFASHNRRQYGTKKSEDSPVKLTSDHCSGNLADVAKSIRERVDVDFGYNTVPKPRDHLLKYQPKLEELPTRSMLDSHTTVVLPLGSDEYIRERYVNYLGRVRMGRVMEELDMMAVWLCHRHVLLPNLPKDVPLPYTFVTLLVDKVEFSNIERLKANYDIHLSGHVSWTGRSSMETTIYVQQLADGEYIDVTRALFLMVARNATNTGSAPVNPLKPADETEKAIWKEAEQRQKQRRAAHTESVLNSPPREHEQAIMYNLLKRTTIPDNMDLNRRVLPPKCRWMQDSQQTTMISPFPENRNAQNTIFGGYIMRQAVEISFIMASIYLRGRPILHCISDISFLSPVRVNTFLQMTAYVVYTNKNYVQLMTVAHIWDVQSGEDRTTNIFYLTYKADKIVDEVLPRSYREMLLYVHGRRKLLAALKLDPQYPDDTKETDAKPKATENK
- the LOC6897051 gene encoding acyl-coenzyme A thioesterase 9, mitochondrial-like gives rise to the protein MLRSLLGARKGWGLVSRAAGQTRHRFEVSPAVCTVSRRHYSPPTHIKQSAVANDSGTMAEIKLEMMKRLGLEPGYHPLPKSREHLLKYQPKLEDLPARAMQDSFTSAILPLSTDRTLQDKYVNYLGSVRLGRLLEDMDMFAAWCCHKHLKLPNLPEGVHLPYTFVTILVDRIDFTKLKASGTEDIRLSGHVSWVGTSSIEVVVWLEQMVNGSYQKLTRALFLMAARNAINTAAAPVNPIQPANDEEKVILAGGKDRKRQRQIRCAESVFNVEPNDPEQTLMYQLYKRTTPSTTLELNKRILPPNCRWMSDSYQMSTIPSFPEHRNHHNRVFGGFLMRSASEISWAAAFLYCKKRPKLEHISDISFEKPVGVDSFIKMTAYVVYTSLNYMQIMTVADVLDTQTGNQVTTNTFYYTFSAPDTVTEVLPRSYHETMWYIQGRRKFEASMGLK